The following coding sequences are from one Nicotiana tomentosiformis chromosome 3, ASM39032v3, whole genome shotgun sequence window:
- the LOC104098148 gene encoding uncharacterized protein has translation MNSTAMASTASLSLRPSFLSFTTSDRSHCPSLPPSSSSCFFSGGTPLWTHKKLISVSFSSSSSSSSSSQYNKKISARRFGRLVVVAAADYYSTLGVPKSASSKDIKAAYRRLARQYHPDVNKEPNAPEKFKEIKDAYEVLSDDKKRALYDQYGEAGVKSTVGAQAGAYTTNPFDLFETFFGPSMGGFGMDGSGFGTRRRSTATKGEDLRYDMTLGFSAAIFGAEKEFELSHLETCEVCVGTGAKVGSKMRICSTCGGRGQVMRTEQTPFGMFSQVSVCPNCGGDGEMISESCRKCSGEGRIRVKKDIKVKIPPGVSKGSILRVAGEGDAGPRGAPPGDLFVYLDIEEIPEIQRDGINLISTVSVGYLDAILGAVVKVKTVEGMTDLQIPPGTQPGDVLVLARKGAPKLNKPSIRGDHLFTIKVSIPKRISVKERELLEELASLNKTSSIRTKPRATVQPTAKTTETPVDSDSSTAKTDESSEDQDDPLKKLTDFAGSVVNGALKWLRDNL, from the exons ATGAACTCTACGGCAATGGCCAGCACAGCTTCTCTATCTCTCCGCCCTTCTTTTCTCAGCTTCACTACCTCCGACCGCTCCCATTGTCCCTCGCTTcctccttcttcctcttcttgttTCTTCTCCGGTGGGACCCCTTTGTGGACCCACAAGAAGCTTATATctgtttccttttcttcttcttcttcttcttcttcttcctcccagTACAATAAGAAGATATCGGCACGACGCTTTGGAAGATTGGTGGTGGTTGCTGCCGCTGATTATTACTccactcttggggtcccaaaatCTGCTAGCAGTAAAGATATTAAGGCTGCTTATCGAAGGTTAGCGCGCCAG TATCACCCGGATGTCAACAAGGAACCTAATGCACCAGAAAAGTTTAAGGAGATTAAGGATGCTTATGAG GTACTATCAGATGACAAAAAAAGAGCATTATATGATCAATATGGTGAAGCCGGGGTGAAAAGTACTGTAGGGGCCCAAGCAGGAGCTTACACG ACAAATCCTTTTGATCTATTTGAAACATTCTTTGGACCTTCTATGGGTGGTTTTGGAATGGACGGATCTGGATTTGGAACGCGTCGCCGCAGTACTGCTACCAAGGGTGAAGATCTACG TTACGACATGACATTAGGATTTTCAGCGGCTATCTTTGGAGCAGAAAAAGAATTCGAGCTTTCACATCTTGAAACTTGTGAAGTTTGTGTGGGAACTGGAGCAAAAGTAGGTTCCAAAATGAGGATATGCTCAACCTGTGGTGGCCGAGGTCAAGTTATGAGGACTGAACAAACACCTTTTGGCATGTTTTCTCAG GTTTCTGTCTGCCCAAACTGTGGTGGGGATGGTGAAATGATTTCTGAATCTTGTCGTAAATGCTCTGGCGAGGGGCGGATACGAGTGAAGAAAGACATAAAAGTCAAGATACCTCCTGGAGTGAGCAAGGGCAGTATCCTCAGAGTTGCTGGTGAGGGTGATGCAGGTCCTAGGGG GGCCCCGCCTGGAGATCTTTTTGTTTATCTTGACATTGAAGAGATACCTGAGATCCAAAGAGATGGCATAAATCTTATTTCAACAGTTTCAGTTGGTTATCTAGATGCTATACTTGGGGCTGTTGTTAAG GTTAAAACAGTGGAAGGGATGACCGATCTCCAGATTCCTCCAGGCACTCAACCTGGTGATGTGCTTGTCTTGGCAAGGAAAGGTGCACCGAAGCTGAATAAGCCATCAATACGTGGTGATCATTTGTTCACGATTAAAGTTAGCATACCAAAACGCATCAG TGTGAAGGAGCGTGAATTGCTTGAAGAACTTGCATCCCTAAATAAGACATCAAGCATTCGTACAAAACCTCGAGCAACAGTTCAGCCAACTG CTAAAACTACAGAAACTCCAGTAGATTCAGATTCAAGTACAGCAAAAACCGATGAGTCATCAGAAGATCAAGATGATCCATTGAAGAAGTTAACAGATTTTGCTGG GTCTGTCGTGAATGGTGCACTAAAGTGGTTAAGAGACAACCTGTAA